ataatatatttttgaaccCAGCAATGATGTGATGAGAGTCTATGTGGATAAGAGCAGAGGGATTATACAGATGTAAACATCGTCACAGTGCCATGTGCCATGTGCCaggatcagaggtgggtagtaacgagttacatttacttcgttacatttacttgagtaattttttggggtaactaatacttatcggagtatatttaaagatgggtactttatactcttacttgagtaaatttttgggggaaaatctgtacttttacttcgttactgtgggcgacgctcctctcgttactttatcttaatgcaataaatgttataaatgcttcagtttattccaaacgcgccgtctacttttctctgggcaatgagcgatgcccattcgcgaatgattcattcttttgagtcaattctgttcaaaggcttgatcaaaacaattggcaaacgagtgaattggttcattaatcagtttgaatgagtcgttcagttccctgccgcacgcgctgagcgtctgaagcggttcactcagagttgtaacgtttaacatcagcagcgttgaaaacgtggctggaactgcactgaattgaaagcaaatctgcaaaggctattatttgctagcgatggagatccttattagatgaacaccacgtgtgctgtctactgtttaacaggtaataacttgggctacattcgattacagtacacgataccactgtgacattagtgtgttgtacgtgtgtggcttataacagaggggagtcaagttgaatgcagcttccaaaagacaaaaaaaagacgattaagattgtattaattttaatacaatcacaccggtgctagtacgtcatcagctgctaaattcagatctgtgatcgcttgctggcgcttagccagagatagatgcgtttatacagcgctgcgcattataaccaatcacacatgattcttttgagcttattaaagcattggccaatcagaggcgttcatatgagtcatcgctaaaatgccggtgcttccttcactcgctcactgactgaatacctctttctggcgaattctctcgcaggaacaacaaagtgcagatgtgtgtacgaatctttaattaagatattgatttcacagtgttaacagtttcagtgattttaatgggagtttctgagagtgattgaaatctagactgtcagtgaaaattatcttgaataatgtaaatgttatttgctctctttctgaacaatgaagtagcaatatttatatcaaattaactttcaatgttaaattcacatttaatataaagtcagtcgtattaaaatatgttatggcatgacacctatatctgttacttaagtaaacagacagggttttataataaattacataaattggagtaaaggctgatgaaatataaacatttatacacgcacacaaacattacatacattttatctatatatctaaataaaaataggctcagtatatatgacccaaagtaactagtaactaactacttgagtagattttttatccgatactcttttactcttactcaagtaactattcaagactagtacttttacttttacttgagtaaatatttctagaagtacttttacttttacttgagtacagtttttgggtactctacccacctctggccaGGATTGTACAGCAGTGTTTACTTGGATGTTATGAAGGGGCGTCATGGCCCAAGGGTGTGTGGCTGTGCATGCTTCTTTCAGAAAGTTTTGGCCAGGTGTGAGTGCTGCTTCAGACAGCAAGGCAAGAGATCCATTAGTTGTTTTTTCAGTTTTGACGTTTTTCTGAGAGTACTTTATTTGCATTTGTTTGGTTTGGTAGGTTTTGCCATTTTTACAGGATGACTATTCTGAATATGTTCCCAGCATACCTGATTAGACCAAAATTGTTAATTAACAATAAGATCTTAATTCATATACATTTTAGAGCTTGAAAACAGTTTATTGCATGTAAACGGAGTGTACTAATTATTACCATTGTTCTGTTGCTTCATCGTTTGACCTGTAGTTTGTAAAAATGCTGAACATGGATTGCctatagaaatgtattttgtgttgacaaaaaacacaaatgtgtttatacattgtgtgtatgtgtgtgtgtgtgtgtgtgtgtgtgtgtgtgtgaatttgttgCAGGATTCTGGTTATGCTGCCTTTAGAAACAGCTAATCCATATTCCACACAGAAAAAGTAGAATCTCATTCTCTCTCAAAATCTTTTTTACCCTTCAATTCTTTCAAATAGGGCTTGGCCCCCCATTTTTCACATTAAAgcgtttaaaacatgaaaaaaattgcTGCTTATAAGGTAGAATCTCTTCCATGTGCTGCCAGTTATATTTGTTCCACCTTGCATGAGTATGtggaaaatacagcaaaaataatattaattaatgaaaaaacaaacaaacaaacaaacaaaaaagttcttCAGCACCAAAAACATCATATTGTACAAATGTTCGTAATAGATGTCAACTGAATAactgagaaatgttttcttaagcacagtaaaaatgtttcagtaaaataaataaataaataaaaatacaacagtaagaaatgttttctttagcaaagtaacatattttaattaaaaaaaaattaaatgtaactgtaaaaaatatattttttttaaatttggaaaAATATCAATACCATGAATTTTACTGTGAAGTATTTCAACACAGTCAGCAGATGTTaggaaaaaagtgtttattgtgTTTGAAATCTGAATATTTATCTCACAAAAAGGCATGAGTTCACTACAGGGGGACTTTATTCATCCCcccagagccgtgtgagggacgttttattacaatTGCActcactttatttcacatcttctgaacagttgacaacaaacacccgcttacccccattgaaagtcTTGGAAGAGCatagacaatttttaatataagtcacatgcacctaggatgcttcgagggtaagtagaagatggacgaattttcattctcaggtgaactaccgctttttttatgttgttttaaaggTCTACTACTAcatttcttctctctttctctctctctctctctccttctcactCTAGAGTCATACACATTGACAGGGCTCAGCGATGTCTCTTTGCCTCCTGATACACCTTCATCCTCCGTCTCCACTGATGACCTCTCTCCAATCTCACCCTGCAACCATCAGCCTCTTTTCACTAGAAAACAATCTACCACACCACAGCGCTCCGTCAAGGCCCTCAAGAGATGGTTGAGCAGCCCAGTTCGAAAGCTTAGTCTGGGCAGAGGTGGTAAGGGTCAGAGCTCAAAGGTCATTCAGAGCCCAGAAGGGTCAGCCCCTATGTTTCTCCATCTCTCATCTACTCAAAGCCCACTGAGCCCAGCGGAGTCCAAAAAACTGCCCCGCTCCTACAGATCTCTggtatggacataatttacaatcagggttagatgcttctacacccttgttattcACCTATAAtttacctctgattttaggaatacatTGTGGGTagtgttaggtttaggggtagggattagGTAAGGTCTATATTTTTGGATAGTAATGTttatccaggatcaacaaaagatgttgatccaggaacatgtcttacttggcaaaatcactggGACCATTATTTActctataccattcaaaagttagaagaccgtaagattttttttgtaaaataaattaatacttttattcagcaagtatgctttaaattgataaaaaattacagcaggggcttttgaattattacaaaATCCTCAATGGATCCTGAAAAAATTATCAACGTTTCCACAAAAACAGATGCAGCCTTGgtgttttttctttcaaaaacataaaaacatttaccAATTACCAATTTACCAAACTGTACACACTTTCTCTGTCTGTGGCATTTAGGACTGTGCTGAACTTTCAGGGCCAGCATCTCCTGACAGTCCCTATTACCCAAGATACCTAAATGATCTCCTGCAGGTAATACACAACACTGAacgatatttaaattttttatacttattttcagATTTGTGCTTGTGTCATCTAATGAGCCCAATTTCAGAGGTATCACTCTTGCCATGTGCATTCTGGGGAGAGAGATCCCGACTTGAGTGACGAGACACATGTACAGTCGCAGAGCATAGAGGATGATGAGCAGGAGAGAAGAACTGCTTTAGAGAAAAGCATGTTGGTATTTGATTGATAGTGACCCAAACCATGGTTTCTGGAAAACTATATTATTCATAATCCTTCTCCAAATCTGGCATATCTTATGTCTCTCTCATAGATATGTGCTGTCAGAGCTGATAGAAACAGAGAAGCTGTATGTGGACGATCTGGGGCTTGTAGTGGAGGTAACATATAAATGCATTCAGTCAGTAGATCTTACTCAATCATTCTTTTTAACTCTCATGTTCTCTATTCTTCAGGGTTATATGGCTACAATGAAAAGTGCTGGGGTGCCAGAGTATTTGGTGGGAAAGGATAAAATTGTGTTTGGGAACATTCATCAGATATATGACTGGCACAAAGAGTAGGTCACCTTTTGATAGGATATCTAACCATTGAGTTGTGTAAACCTGATCTTCTTATAGCTGCtgcttttatttatcttttatctcAGCTATTTTCTTGGGGGGTTggagaaatgtgtgtgtgaacctgACCTGCTGGCACAACTGTTCATCAAACATGTAAGTCTATGTTTTATTTCCTTCTTGCAAGTTAAATTGCTAGTGATATAGTGAACATTAAATGCAGTAATccattttacttaatttaaaaagTAGGTTAAGAAATTAATATCTCTGTGTTTTTTCAAGGAGAGGAGGCTCAACATGTATGTGGTTTACTGTCAGAACAAGCCAAAGTCAGAGCACATCGTCTCAGAGTACATTGAAACCTATTTTGAGGTAATTAATGTTTCAATGAGGTAAAAATCTGAATATAATTATAAGGCAGTGTTTACTCTTTGGTGTATGAGGTCAAGGTCTATGCCTGTCCTGTGCTCTTTCTGCATGTAGGAACTGAGACAACAGCTGGGTCACAGACTGCAGCTAAATGACCTGCTCATCAAACCTGTTCAGAGAATCATGAAATATCAGCTTCTGCTaaaggtgtgtttgtgtgagcttGTAGACAAGTACAGTGCATACTCATTCAAAACAGTTACTTCTTCTAAAaatgcatgatttaaaaaaaaaaaagaaaaaaaatgatgggTCATAATTGGACTCCGAAGTGGGAGTTTCCATTACCTAAGT
This is a stretch of genomic DNA from Carassius carassius chromosome 10, fCarCar2.1, whole genome shotgun sequence. It encodes these proteins:
- the LOC132151754 gene encoding rho guanine nucleotide exchange factor 25-like; protein product: MKSLAKLQGNTEQLLMSLSNTLPSLALDNQHSIQEHTERSLLLEDKQGCSKKSTELENAEQSWSSRPKHIPEGKESYTLTGLSDVSLPPDTPSSSVSTDDLSPISPCNHQPLFTRKQSTTPQRSVKALKRWLSSPVRKLSLGRGGKGQSSKVIQSPEGSAPMFLHLSSTQSPLSPAESKKLPRSYRSLDCAELSGPASPDSPYYPRYLNDLLQRYHSCHVHSGERDPDLSDETHVQSQSIEDDEQERRTALEKSIYVLSELIETEKLYVDDLGLVVEGYMATMKSAGVPEYLVGKDKIVFGNIHQIYDWHKDYFLGGLEKCVCEPDLLAQLFIKHERRLNMYVVYCQNKPKSEHIVSEYIETYFEELRQQLGHRLQLNDLLIKPVQRIMKYQLLLKDFLKYYTKAGRQTEDLERAVEVMCFVPKRCNDMMNVGRLQGFEGQLRAQGKLLQQDTFTYTENENSILSRPKERRVFLFEQLVILSEPIDRKKGFSLPGYIYKNSIKISCLGIEDHCPDDPCRMVLTSRNIDGSMQRFILRASSPEIIMTWANDIIQMLETQRNFLNALQSPIEFQRKGIKSLSLGENLTTSPLLNSGLQPFCSASIDRHGLPCLRSCSSSQPSMPH